The following proteins are co-located in the Hydrogenobacter hydrogenophilus genome:
- the atpD gene encoding F0F1 ATP synthase subunit beta, with protein sequence MKGKMVQIIGAVIDVEFEGENLPPVRHGLKTRRRFIDDRGNWAEEDLYLEVAQHIGERRVRCIAMGATDGLVRGQEVEYLGGPIKVPVGRATLGRIFNVVGQPIDEAGEVKAEEYWPMFREPPPLEEQSTKVEILETGIKVVDLLEPYVKGGKVGLFGGAGVGKTVLMQELIHNIAKFHKGFSVVIGVGERTREGNDLWHEMKESGVLPYTVMVYGQMNEPPGVRFRVAQTGITMAEYFRDVEGQDVLVFIDNIFRFVQAGSEVSTLLGRLPSAVGYQPTLNTDVGEVQERITSTKKGSLTSIQAVYVPADDITDPAPYSVFAHLDATTVLARRLAELGIYPAVDPLESTSKYLAPEFVGEEHYTVAMEVKRILQRYKELQEIIAILGMEELSEEDKAIVGRARRIQRFLAQPFHVAEQFTGMPGKYVRLEDNIRSFKEILTGKYDHLPEMAFYMVGTIEEVVEKAKALGAKV encoded by the coding sequence GTAGAGTTTGAAGGTGAAAACCTTCCACCCGTAAGGCACGGACTTAAAACAAGAAGGCGCTTTATTGACGATAGGGGAAACTGGGCGGAAGAGGACCTATACCTTGAGGTGGCTCAGCACATAGGCGAAAGAAGGGTAAGATGCATTGCTATGGGTGCTACTGACGGACTGGTAAGGGGTCAGGAAGTAGAGTATCTTGGTGGTCCCATAAAGGTGCCCGTAGGAAGAGCTACCCTGGGAAGGATATTCAATGTGGTGGGGCAACCCATTGACGAAGCAGGAGAGGTAAAGGCGGAAGAGTACTGGCCCATGTTTAGAGAACCCCCACCCCTTGAAGAGCAGTCCACAAAAGTGGAGATATTAGAAACGGGCATAAAGGTGGTAGACCTCCTTGAACCTTATGTGAAGGGTGGAAAAGTAGGTCTCTTTGGCGGTGCAGGAGTTGGTAAAACGGTGCTTATGCAAGAGCTCATACACAACATAGCTAAATTCCACAAAGGTTTTTCAGTAGTTATAGGCGTGGGGGAAAGGACGAGAGAAGGAAATGACCTTTGGCATGAAATGAAAGAGTCGGGAGTTCTTCCTTATACGGTGATGGTTTATGGGCAGATGAACGAACCACCAGGCGTGCGTTTTAGGGTTGCCCAAACAGGTATAACCATGGCGGAGTACTTCAGAGATGTAGAAGGTCAGGACGTTTTGGTTTTCATAGACAACATCTTTAGATTCGTTCAGGCGGGTTCAGAGGTTTCCACACTCTTAGGAAGACTCCCTTCCGCTGTAGGATACCAACCCACGCTCAACACGGACGTAGGAGAAGTTCAGGAGAGGATCACCTCCACCAAGAAGGGATCTCTTACCTCCATACAGGCGGTCTATGTGCCTGCTGACGACATCACGGACCCAGCTCCTTACTCCGTTTTTGCTCACCTTGATGCTACAACAGTCCTTGCCAGAAGACTTGCAGAGCTTGGCATATATCCTGCAGTTGATCCCCTTGAATCCACATCCAAGTACTTAGCTCCTGAGTTTGTAGGTGAAGAACACTATACGGTAGCTATGGAAGTAAAGAGGATACTGCAAAGATACAAGGAGCTTCAGGAGATCATTGCCATACTGGGTATGGAAGAACTCTCCGAAGAAGACAAAGCCATAGTAGGTAGGGCAAGAAGAATTCAGAGATTTTTGGCTCAACCTTTCCATGTAGCGGAGCAGTTTACCGGCATGCCAGGAAAGTATGTAAGGTTAGAGGACAACATTAGGAGTTTTAAAGAGATTCTCACTGGTAAGTATGACCATCTTCCCGAGATGGCTTTCTATATGGTAGGAACCATAGAGGAAGTAGTTGAGAAAGCCAAAGCTCTTGGAGCAAAGGTTTGA
- the rph gene encoding ribonuclease PH, translating into MRKDGRKPNELRPIRIVRDYLQHPEGSCLVEFGNTKVICTVSVQDGVPPFLKGKGQGWITAEYAMLPRATATRNIRESVQGRISGRTHEIQRMIGRAMRTALDLTKVGERTFWIDCDVIQADGGTRTASITGAFVALADAVIKLYNEGILISTPIKDFVASVSVGIVEGQILLDLNYEEDSSAKVDMNVVATGTGSISEIQALGEENTFTRDEFDKMLSLALDGISQLVELQKAFYEINAGIWRKKNIKEARL; encoded by the coding sequence TTGAGGAAAGACGGAAGAAAACCTAACGAACTCAGACCCATAAGGATCGTCAGGGACTACCTACAGCATCCCGAAGGGTCGTGTCTTGTTGAGTTTGGAAATACAAAGGTTATATGCACTGTATCCGTGCAAGATGGAGTACCACCTTTCCTAAAAGGAAAAGGGCAGGGGTGGATTACCGCAGAGTACGCCATGCTACCCAGAGCAACTGCCACCAGAAACATAAGGGAGTCCGTTCAAGGAAGGATAAGCGGTAGAACTCACGAGATACAGCGTATGATAGGAAGAGCTATGAGAACAGCTCTTGACCTTACAAAGGTTGGTGAGAGAACCTTTTGGATAGATTGTGATGTGATACAGGCAGACGGTGGCACAAGAACCGCTTCCATAACTGGTGCCTTTGTAGCTCTTGCAGATGCAGTTATAAAGCTCTATAACGAAGGTATTCTAATCTCTACACCCATAAAGGACTTTGTAGCGTCAGTAAGTGTAGGTATAGTGGAAGGGCAGATCCTTTTGGACCTTAACTATGAGGAAGATTCAAGTGCAAAGGTAGATATGAATGTTGTAGCCACAGGCACTGGCAGTATATCGGAGATACAGGCTTTAGGTGAGGAGAACACTTTCACAAGAGATGAGTTTGATAAAATGCTATCTTTAGCTCTTGATGGCATATCTCAACTTGTAGAGCTTCAGAAAGCCTTTTACGAAATAAACGCAGGTATATGGCGTAAGAAGAACATAAAGGAAGCAAGGCTATAA
- the rplM gene encoding 50S ribosomal protein L13: MKTYRVRPQDVERTWWVVDAESKTLGRLASELAKILRGKHKPYYQPDVDCGDFVIVLNAEKIKVTGKKLEQKTYSFHTNYPGGLKVRSLRWMLENKPEEVIRLAVKRMLPKNRLGHRMLKRLKVYRGTDHPHQAQKPQPLEVKG; encoded by the coding sequence ATGAAGACCTATAGAGTTAGACCTCAAGATGTGGAAAGAACATGGTGGGTTGTAGATGCAGAAAGTAAAACCTTGGGAAGGCTTGCATCTGAGTTGGCAAAGATCTTGAGAGGGAAACACAAGCCTTACTACCAGCCTGATGTGGATTGTGGAGACTTTGTAATAGTGTTAAATGCAGAAAAGATAAAAGTGACAGGAAAAAAGTTAGAGCAAAAAACTTACAGCTTTCACACCAACTATCCTGGGGGTTTAAAAGTGCGTTCCCTCAGGTGGATGCTTGAAAACAAACCAGAAGAAGTTATTAGGCTTGCGGTTAAAAGGATGCTTCCCAAAAACAGGTTAGGACACAGGATGCTAAAAAGACTAAAAGTGTATCGTGGTACTGATCATCCACATCAAGCGCAAAAACCACAACCTTTGGAGGTTAAAGGATGA
- the rpsI gene encoding 30S ribosomal protein S9 — protein sequence MITKLKDFRIGFDNAYYGTGRRKESIARVWLLKDTDKMIVKAKDSGKEFLMKDYLQRESLFSKVLYPLKLTNLNGKFGIYATVEGGGISGQAEAIMYGIAKALLKYNPDLRQTLKKAGLLRRDAREKERKKYGLMKARKGYRWSKR from the coding sequence ATGATCACAAAGTTAAAAGATTTTCGTATAGGCTTTGACAATGCGTACTACGGCACAGGCAGAAGAAAAGAGAGCATAGCAAGGGTTTGGCTTCTTAAAGACACTGATAAGATGATAGTCAAGGCAAAAGACAGTGGAAAAGAGTTCCTTATGAAGGATTATTTGCAAAGAGAAAGTTTATTTAGCAAAGTACTTTATCCCCTCAAGCTCACAAACCTTAATGGTAAATTCGGTATATACGCAACGGTGGAAGGTGGAGGCATTTCTGGACAAGCAGAAGCCATAATGTATGGTATAGCAAAAGCCCTACTTAAATACAATCCAGACCTCAGGCAAACCCTCAAAAAGGCTGGACTCCTTAGAAGGGACGCAAGAGAGAAAGAAAGAAAGAAGTATGGACTTATGAAAGCCAGAAAAGGCTACAGATGGAGCAAGCGTTAA
- the argC gene encoding N-acetyl-gamma-glutamyl-phosphate reductase: MEQALRVCVYGATGYTGIELLRYLSQHPYVKVVSVLSRTYAGRYLSDVLPSFFNTYLSKIPLTEEPQEDFDLAFLCLPHEISLNLVPELIKKGKKVIDLSGAYRISKKELYPEFYGFEHVHEETLKLAVYGLPEVFRDSIKNATLVANPGCYPTATLLGLYPFLKEGINLDRVIVDAISGVSGAGRKTAQHFHYPEMEQNIMAYSVEKHRHVPEMEDVITKISGKSVKIRFTPKVIPASRGMLCSLYVQTSEKRLKDLFEETYLCEKFVKIIHEPPATKHVIGTNLCLIYPYYEERTQTAVIITVIDNLGKGASSQAIQNMNIMLGMDEATSIEKPALFP, from the coding sequence ATGGAGCAAGCGTTAAGAGTATGTGTTTATGGTGCTACAGGATACACAGGTATAGAACTCCTCAGATACCTGTCCCAACACCCTTATGTAAAGGTGGTTTCTGTTCTCTCAAGGACTTATGCAGGAAGATACCTTTCTGATGTACTGCCCTCTTTTTTTAATACTTACCTTTCAAAAATTCCCCTCACCGAAGAACCTCAAGAGGACTTTGATTTAGCTTTTCTGTGTCTTCCTCACGAAATATCCCTCAACCTGGTGCCTGAGCTAATAAAAAAGGGTAAAAAAGTTATAGATCTTTCTGGAGCTTATAGGATCAGTAAGAAAGAGCTTTATCCAGAGTTCTACGGATTTGAACATGTACACGAAGAGACTCTAAAGCTTGCGGTTTATGGCCTTCCAGAAGTTTTCAGAGACAGTATAAAAAATGCAACGCTTGTAGCTAATCCTGGATGCTATCCTACCGCTACACTTTTGGGACTTTACCCATTTCTTAAAGAAGGGATAAACTTGGACAGAGTTATAGTGGACGCCATCTCTGGTGTGTCCGGAGCAGGAAGAAAGACTGCACAACACTTTCACTATCCTGAGATGGAGCAAAACATCATGGCATACTCTGTAGAGAAACACAGACATGTACCTGAAATGGAAGATGTTATAACAAAAATATCAGGAAAAAGTGTGAAGATAAGGTTTACTCCCAAAGTAATACCTGCATCAAGAGGCATGTTATGTAGCCTTTATGTACAGACTTCAGAGAAACGCCTGAAGGATTTATTTGAGGAAACTTATCTTTGTGAGAAGTTTGTAAAAATTATTCACGAACCTCCAGCAACCAAACATGTAATAGGGACAAACCTATGCCTTATTTATCCCTACTACGAAGAAAGGACTCAAACCGCTGTTATCATAACTGTTATTGACAACCTTGGTAAGGGTGCATCATCACAGGCTATCCAAAACATGAACATTATGCTTGGAATGGATGAAGCTACAAGCATAGAAAAGCCAGCGCTCTTTCCTTAA
- a CDS encoding GTP-binding protein: MKPIKKIKIVVAGPFAAGKTQFINTVSEIKTVKTERRTQAVGERNVKDYTTVAMDFGKIRIDDEHELYLFGTPGQSRFDFMWEILGEGALGIIILVDSTDPSTFHEARRIINFFQSRFPVPIVVGANKQDLPNAWSPEDVRTALDIDEEEGIPVLAVSAIDKESVKNTLLTLLNIIKEELLH, encoded by the coding sequence ATGAAGCCCATAAAGAAGATAAAGATAGTTGTTGCTGGACCTTTTGCAGCAGGGAAAACACAGTTCATAAACACTGTCAGCGAGATAAAGACTGTGAAGACAGAAAGAAGGACGCAAGCGGTAGGAGAGAGAAATGTGAAAGACTACACCACGGTAGCTATGGACTTTGGGAAGATTAGGATAGATGACGAGCATGAGCTTTACCTTTTTGGCACACCTGGACAGTCAAGGTTTGACTTTATGTGGGAGATACTGGGTGAAGGTGCTCTTGGAATTATCATTCTTGTAGATAGCACAGACCCTTCTACCTTCCACGAAGCTAGAAGAATCATAAACTTCTTCCAATCAAGATTTCCAGTACCTATAGTGGTAGGTGCGAACAAACAAGACCTCCCTAATGCGTGGTCTCCAGAGGATGTAAGGACTGCCCTTGACATAGATGAAGAGGAGGGTATTCCTGTGCTTGCAGTTTCTGCAATTGATAAGGAAAGCGTTAAAAACACTCTACTCACCCTTTTGAACATAATAAAGGAAGAACTCCTCCATTAA
- a CDS encoding DUF4388 domain-containing protein, producing the protein MALTGDLSTFSFVDIFQILARDKRSGILLVEWTDMTVAYYVKEGEIVFARPVDRVFRVYAERDFDNLIDKLRISKENLPKTIERFLITKLGSKEGVFSFTPGFIRYNSDIPVNYPIEKLIMIASRTLTPEEVERKISDELLTFERSQDYMEKIRKAELTREEEKVLMLVDGERSVMDIRRESGLDNLTVDRTLYGLLALSAIKRKRREKKQKPSITLELLAKIIERIKEL; encoded by the coding sequence ATGGCACTTACAGGGGATTTAAGCACTTTTAGTTTTGTGGACATCTTCCAGATACTTGCAAGAGACAAAAGAAGCGGTATCCTGCTTGTAGAATGGACAGATATGACTGTAGCTTACTATGTTAAAGAAGGGGAAATAGTTTTTGCAAGGCCTGTTGACAGGGTCTTCAGAGTTTATGCGGAAAGAGATTTTGATAACCTCATAGATAAGCTCAGAATCTCTAAGGAAAACCTACCAAAAACCATAGAGCGTTTTTTGATTACCAAACTCGGTAGCAAAGAAGGCGTTTTTTCCTTCACACCGGGATTTATAAGATACAATTCGGACATCCCCGTTAATTACCCCATAGAAAAACTCATAATGATAGCATCAAGAACACTTACACCTGAGGAGGTAGAGAGAAAAATATCAGACGAGCTCTTGACCTTTGAGAGGTCTCAGGACTACATGGAAAAAATACGCAAAGCTGAGCTAACGAGGGAAGAGGAAAAGGTGCTTATGCTCGTTGACGGAGAGAGGAGCGTTATGGACATAAGACGCGAATCTGGACTGGACAACTTAACCGTGGACAGAACCCTTTACGGACTTTTGGCACTAAGCGCTATAAAGAGAAAGAGGAGAGAGAAAAAGCAAAAACCTTCTATCACCCTTGAACTGCTTGCAAAGATCATAGAGAGGATAAAGGAGCTGTGA
- a CDS encoding roadblock/LC7 domain-containing protein, with amino-acid sequence MDKYMQVLQELIKNTGLEGASLVSADGLPISSVLKPGLEEDRIAAMSAAILSLGERVSEELAKGGLEQITIKGENGYVILTGVGHDAVMVVLADNNAKLGLLLMEIKKAQERLKALI; translated from the coding sequence ATGGACAAGTACATGCAGGTACTTCAGGAACTTATAAAAAACACTGGTTTGGAAGGTGCTTCGCTTGTGTCCGCAGACGGTCTTCCCATATCTTCTGTGTTAAAGCCTGGACTCGAAGAAGACAGGATAGCAGCTATGAGCGCGGCTATTCTGTCTCTTGGCGAGAGAGTATCGGAAGAGCTTGCAAAGGGGGGGCTTGAGCAGATAACCATAAAGGGGGAAAATGGATATGTTATACTTACGGGTGTAGGTCATGATGCGGTTATGGTAGTTCTTGCAGATAACAATGCTAAACTTGGACTTTTGCTAATGGAGATAAAAAAGGCACAAGAGAGACTGAAGGCACTCATATAA
- a CDS encoding permease — translation MVSIDLLLNTFYRYTLDIFPYFILASFLTSLIQAYLNLNILRSILGNSKLAPLFTASFGALLPECSCSMIPVAHLINNLSKSYSPVIAYLMVAPILSPITVLLTYGFFGLELTVIRVFGTIIFALVVAYTVGIFFKKEKNIHLRWASNQDVSQKRFTVFLKSLRYNLLFTGRYILTGIAIASMIKALVPTHVASYVAGSPLSYPLISLVSTPIYVCSGEDVPIAKALTHIGFTHGNALTFMLASSGTCLPTIFAVKSFLPIRIIFIYVLSWFIFSSLLGFIFDLLF, via the coding sequence ATGGTAAGCATCGACCTTTTGCTAAATACCTTCTATCGGTATACTCTTGACATCTTCCCTTACTTCATCTTAGCATCGTTCTTAACTTCTCTTATTCAAGCTTATCTAAACCTCAATATACTCAGAAGTATTTTGGGCAATAGCAAGCTTGCACCTCTTTTTACCGCTTCTTTTGGCGCTTTATTGCCCGAGTGTTCGTGTTCCATGATACCTGTGGCACACCTAATAAACAACCTGTCTAAATCTTACTCCCCAGTAATAGCCTATCTTATGGTAGCGCCTATTTTATCACCCATTACTGTCCTGCTAACTTATGGCTTTTTTGGACTTGAGCTTACTGTAATTAGAGTTTTCGGCACTATTATTTTTGCGCTTGTGGTTGCCTACACTGTAGGTATTTTTTTCAAAAAAGAAAAAAACATACATCTGAGATGGGCTTCTAACCAAGATGTTTCCCAAAAAAGGTTTACAGTCTTCTTAAAATCCCTTAGGTACAACCTACTTTTTACTGGAAGATATATACTGACAGGTATAGCTATTGCTTCTATGATAAAAGCCTTGGTCCCAACTCATGTAGCAAGTTATGTAGCAGGTAGTCCTCTTTCTTATCCTCTCATCTCTCTTGTATCCACACCTATATATGTCTGCTCCGGTGAAGATGTTCCTATAGCAAAAGCTCTCACACATATAGGTTTTACTCATGGTAATGCTTTAACCTTCATGCTTGCGTCCAGTGGAACATGTTTGCCTACCATCTTTGCAGTTAAAAGTTTCTTACCGATAAGAATCATTTTTATTTATGTTCTGTCGTGGTTCATCTTTTCCAGTTTACTTGGTTTTATATTTGATTTATTATTTTGA
- the smpB gene encoding SsrA-binding protein SmpB, with protein MSGGKYIIAVNKEAKANYDIIETYEAGIVLEGSEVKALRNKQTVSFKDSFVRIEKGEAWLYNLYIAPYKHATIKPPDPSRKRKLLLHKREILRLMGKVQEKGYTLIPLSIYFKNNKVKVEIALAKGKKAYDRRQELREKDLRRQLERELKSGKLKL; from the coding sequence ATGTCGGGTGGAAAGTACATAATAGCGGTAAATAAGGAAGCAAAGGCAAACTACGATATAATAGAAACTTACGAAGCAGGTATAGTGCTTGAAGGTTCAGAGGTGAAAGCTTTAAGAAACAAACAAACTGTTTCCTTTAAAGACAGTTTCGTCAGGATAGAAAAAGGAGAAGCTTGGCTTTACAATTTGTACATAGCACCATACAAACATGCCACCATAAAACCTCCAGACCCTTCTAGGAAGAGGAAACTTTTACTTCACAAGCGGGAGATACTCAGGCTTATGGGAAAAGTTCAGGAGAAAGGATACACACTCATACCCTTATCCATCTACTTTAAAAACAACAAAGTCAAAGTGGAAATAGCCCTCGCCAAAGGTAAAAAGGCTTATGACAGAAGACAAGAACTAAGGGAGAAAGACCTAAGAAGACAGTTGGAAAGAGAGCTAAAAAGTGGAAAGCTCAAACTCTGA
- a CDS encoding DNA polymerase III subunit: MHERVSTFLERMYRLKRVPQALLFYGKEGIGKKTMAFDFSKALLCIKGTFPACNTCPSCHYMNQFNQMPVEQLRVYSDKETGKKVFLYLQGEHPDFIYLQPEKDEIKIDQVRGVRDFLNLKPALSQKKVVLIAPAESMNPYSQNALLKTLEEPPQDTHFILVANNLNNLLSTVRSRCYLIEFKELSKEDIKKITGIKDEEILELCEGSITKANQLLQKTHIIKLARVALFGSPLELYNVSTQVEKMEYEDQKLFLQLLEIMLHKKLLQDKEKWEFYEPIIDRIAFVLDNLKRGIRLSLFLFYLNTSLTEVKK; this comes from the coding sequence ATGCACGAAAGAGTAAGCACTTTTCTTGAACGCATGTACAGGCTCAAAAGGGTCCCGCAAGCTCTTTTGTTTTATGGCAAGGAAGGTATAGGGAAAAAAACGATGGCTTTTGATTTTTCTAAAGCCCTGCTGTGTATAAAAGGCACTTTCCCTGCGTGTAATACATGTCCATCCTGCCACTATATGAACCAGTTTAACCAAATGCCCGTTGAACAGTTGCGAGTGTATTCAGACAAGGAGACTGGTAAAAAAGTTTTTCTTTATCTTCAGGGAGAGCATCCAGACTTTATATACCTTCAGCCAGAAAAGGACGAGATAAAGATAGATCAGGTGAGAGGAGTTAGGGACTTTTTGAACCTAAAACCTGCTTTATCACAAAAAAAGGTTGTCTTGATTGCACCCGCAGAAAGCATGAACCCTTACTCTCAGAATGCCTTGCTCAAAACCTTAGAAGAGCCGCCCCAAGACACACACTTTATTTTAGTTGCTAACAATCTTAATAATTTACTGTCCACAGTAAGGTCGCGTTGTTATCTGATAGAGTTTAAGGAACTCTCAAAGGAAGATATAAAAAAAATAACTGGCATAAAGGATGAAGAGATCCTTGAGCTTTGTGAGGGTAGTATCACAAAGGCTAATCAGCTCTTGCAGAAAACACACATTATAAAATTGGCGAGGGTGGCGCTTTTTGGCTCACCTCTTGAACTTTACAACGTATCCACTCAGGTGGAGAAGATGGAGTATGAAGATCAAAAGCTATTTCTTCAACTGCTTGAGATCATGCTACACAAAAAGCTGTTGCAAGACAAGGAAAAGTGGGAATTCTACGAGCCTATCATTGACAGGATCGCTTTTGTATTGGATAATTTAAAGAGGGGTATAAGGCTGAGCTTATTCCTCTTTTACCTAAATACATCTTTAACGGAGGTTAAAAAATGA
- a CDS encoding glycosyltransferase family 2 protein, whose amino-acid sequence MWASGGTSKERIGEVLLKKGLITQQQLEEALDYQKKYDGRLGWILASLGYIRRIDFFRTLAEHLGLEFIDDLEKIKSLVDKNFLMRFDPEELARCEVIPARQTQEGVLLLTSYPNSEKFHEFVRKHFGDEPIKEIIITDLDLIKTLETYFKDHFVDRAVHGLFYLSPEYSASQVFSKGQVFFMGLFLYGSLLWIYYDAVSYVITLIALIQVFYVISILFKLLASLAGAKSEMQQFITEDEVKNLDEKDLPVYTVLVPVYKEPEVIGILINSLKKMDYPQNKLDVILLLEEDDKETLEAAKAQKPPANWRFIIVPPSLPKTKPKACNYGLFFARGKYLTIYDAEDIPEPDQLKKAVIAFEKGGGQYICFQAALNYFNKDENFLTKMFTLEYSYWFDYLLPGLYNLKLPIPLGGTSNHFDVEKLREIGAWDPFNTTEDADLGVRAFGKGYKVGVINSTTYEEANAKVRNWIRQRSRWIKGYMQTWLVHARNSKKLYKNVGLRGFLAFHLLIGGTPFTFLINPIMWIIFIFWLITQTKALDIFFPPWLLYLSLFNLLFGNFMGIYLNMIAVFKRRYYNLLPYAFLNPIYWMLHSIASYKALYELFTKPFYWQKTQHGITKYKPPIAGAV is encoded by the coding sequence ATGTGGGCGTCTGGTGGAACTTCTAAGGAGCGCATAGGTGAGGTGCTCCTCAAAAAAGGTCTAATAACCCAGCAACAGTTAGAAGAAGCCCTTGATTATCAGAAGAAGTACGACGGTAGGCTTGGCTGGATACTAGCTTCTTTGGGATACATAAGGCGCATAGACTTCTTTAGAACACTCGCAGAACACTTAGGTCTTGAGTTTATAGATGACCTTGAGAAGATAAAAAGCCTGGTGGATAAGAACTTTTTGATGAGATTTGATCCAGAGGAGCTTGCTCGCTGTGAGGTTATCCCTGCAAGGCAGACCCAAGAGGGTGTGCTACTTCTTACCTCTTACCCAAACAGCGAGAAGTTCCATGAGTTTGTGCGCAAGCACTTTGGAGATGAGCCCATCAAGGAGATAATCATAACAGACCTTGACTTGATAAAAACCCTTGAGACCTATTTTAAAGACCACTTTGTGGATCGCGCAGTGCATGGACTTTTTTACCTAAGTCCCGAGTACTCCGCATCTCAGGTGTTTTCTAAGGGACAGGTTTTCTTTATGGGTCTTTTTCTTTACGGTTCTCTGTTGTGGATATACTACGATGCTGTTTCTTATGTGATAACTCTTATAGCGTTAATTCAGGTCTTTTATGTGATCTCCATACTCTTTAAACTTTTGGCGAGCTTGGCAGGTGCAAAATCGGAAATGCAACAGTTTATAACAGAGGACGAGGTCAAGAACCTTGATGAGAAAGACCTGCCCGTTTATACGGTGCTTGTGCCCGTTTATAAAGAGCCTGAAGTGATAGGCATACTCATAAATAGCCTAAAGAAGATGGATTATCCCCAAAACAAGCTTGACGTGATACTCCTCTTAGAGGAAGATGACAAGGAGACCCTTGAGGCTGCAAAGGCTCAAAAACCTCCGGCAAACTGGAGATTTATCATAGTCCCTCCAAGCCTTCCAAAAACAAAACCAAAAGCTTGTAATTATGGGCTTTTCTTTGCACGTGGAAAGTACTTGACCATATACGATGCGGAAGATATACCAGAACCAGACCAACTTAAAAAGGCGGTAATAGCCTTTGAGAAGGGTGGTGGGCAGTACATATGCTTTCAGGCAGCACTCAACTACTTCAATAAAGATGAGAACTTCCTGACCAAGATGTTTACCCTTGAGTACTCCTATTGGTTTGATTACCTACTGCCAGGGTTATACAACCTTAAGCTTCCCATACCTCTTGGTGGTACAAGCAACCACTTTGATGTGGAAAAGCTCAGAGAAATAGGTGCTTGGGATCCTTTCAACACTACAGAGGACGCAGACCTTGGTGTAAGGGCATTTGGAAAGGGCTACAAGGTGGGTGTTATAAACTCCACTACCTACGAAGAGGCAAACGCAAAGGTTAGAAACTGGATAAGGCAGAGGTCAAGATGGATAAAGGGCTACATGCAGACCTGGCTGGTGCATGCCAGAAACTCCAAAAAACTCTACAAAAATGTAGGGCTAAGGGGCTTTTTAGCTTTTCATCTTCTCATAGGTGGAACTCCCTTTACTTTTCTAATAAACCCAATTATGTGGATCATCTTTATTTTCTGGTTAATAACCCAGACCAAAGCGCTGGACATTTTCTTTCCACCCTGGCTACTCTATCTTTCCCTCTTTAACCTTCTCTTTGGGAACTTTATGGGCATATACCTAAACATGATAGCGGTGTTCAAAAGACGCTACTACAACCTACTTCCTTATGCCTTCCTAAACCCCATCTATTGGATGCTCCACTCAATAGCCTCTTACAAGGCTCTATATGAGCTATTCACTAAACCCTTCTACTGGCAGAAAACACAGCACGGCATTACCAAGTACAAACCACCTATTGCTGGAGCGGTCTGA